A window of Hymenobacter siberiensis genomic DNA:
TGGATAATGGCGTCTACCTCGCGAATGTTGGCCAGGAATTTATTGCCCAGGCCTTCGCCCTTGCTGGCACCCTTCACGAGGCCGGCAATGTCGACAAACTCGATGATGGTGGGCAGCACGCGCTTGGGGTTCACGAGGGCTTCCAGAATCTGGAGGCGCTCATCGGGCACGGTGATAACGCCCACGTTGGGCTCGATGGTGCAGAACGGGTAGTTGGCCGATTCGGCCTTGGCGTTCGAAAGCGCGTTGAAAAGGGTGGATTTACCGACGTTCGGCAAGCCGACGATACCGCAGCGGAGGCCCATTTTTTGGAATTATAAATTATGAATTATCAATTATGAATTGGGGGCAATTCGGCTGCAAAGGTACGGCTTGCGGTAACGCAAAACGGCGCAGCCAGACGAAAGTCTGATTACGCCGTTTTGGGGGCATCTGTCATGCAGCGCGCAGCGGAGCATCTTTACCTCGATACTAACTCCTGTCGATTGGTTTACTATTGAGGTAAAGATGCTTCGCTGCGCGCTGCATGACGGGCAAAGCCCTAGAAGCTGTCGTCGCTGCGGTTGGGGTCGAAGGCGGGGCGCTCCACCTCGCGGCGGGGCTGGTCGCGGTCGTCGTACTCGCGGGGGCGGTCGAGCTCGGCCACTTCCTCGGGGCTCAGCAGTTCTTCGCGCACATAGTCCACGGCGTCCTGCAGGGCATCCACGAACTTTAGGAAATCTTCCTTGTAGAGGAAAATTTTGTGCTTTTCGTACGAAACGGAGTCGTCGCCGTTCTGGCGGCGCTTGCTCTCGGTGATGGTCAGGTAGTAATCCTGGCCGCGGGTGGCTTTCACGTCGAAGAAATACGTGCGCTTGCCGGCTTTAATGCGTTGAGAATAAATTTCTTCCTGGTCGTGACGGTCGTCCACGGCGTTGGGTTGGGGGTATGGGTGGGAAATAGAAACGGTCGGTTGGTTGAAAGGCCTAACTTACGAAAGTTGTAGCAAAGATAAACGGCGGGGGTAGCGTTGGTGTTGAAGGCAGGAACGGTGCTCGCGGTGGGGGCGAAGAAGAAGAACGTCATGCTGAGCGCAGCCGAAACATCTCGCGTGCCACCACTAATCAACACGATTTAATAACTGCTGCACGCGAGATGCTTCGGCTGCGCTCAGCATGACGTTCTTTACAACAACAAAATTCACCCCATGCCCCTCGACCTCGCCGCCATCCGCTCCTTCGAGAACCTTGAGTTTCTGGCCCGCCAGCTCGTGGATGGGTTCATTACCGGCCTGCACCAGTCGCCCTACCACGGGTTTTCGGTGGAGTTTTCGGAGCACCGCCTGTATAACCCCGGCGAGAGCACGCGCCACATCGACTGGAAGGTTTTTGCCCGCACCGACAAGCTTTTCGTGAAGCGCTACGAGGAAGAAACCAACCTGCGGGCGCATATTCTGCTCGATGTGAGCCCCAGCATGTACTACCCCGCGCCGGGCTTCGACAAGCTGAAATTCAGCATTCTGGCGGCCGCCGCGCTCACCACGCTGCTCACCCGCCAGCGCGATGCCGTGGGCCTCGTCACCTTCGCCGACGCCATTGAGCTGCAAACGCCGGTGCGCTCCACCAGCACCCACCGA
This region includes:
- a CDS encoding DUF3276 family protein yields the protein MDDRHDQEEIYSQRIKAGKRTYFFDVKATRGQDYYLTITESKRRQNGDDSVSYEKHKIFLYKEDFLKFVDALQDAVDYVREELLSPEEVAELDRPREYDDRDQPRREVERPAFDPNRSDDSF